In Streptomyces sp. NBC_00433, a single genomic region encodes these proteins:
- a CDS encoding zinc-binding dehydrogenase — translation MRAMIFEEFGGPEVLHPVDLPEPVPGPGEVSVEVAYAGINFADVLARAEGYRVEALPFRPGLEVAGTVLAVGEGVTAFTPGQEVTSFMPGGGYSEIAVAPAATTFPVPHGLDLRTAATLPSVLPTAYALLHDIARLREGDTVLVHSAAGGVGTVAGQLARIGGASAVYGVVSSFDKAPHALKSGYDQVFLTPGFDTDVLAATGGRGVDIALDPIGGDILRRTLAVTARFGRLVSFGNSGSAAPWQVGPADLYPAALTVSGFSLMGLAAADPQRLRELADAAFRAVTDGGVELPVTAEFPLTEAAEAHRLVESRSTTGKLLLRI, via the coding sequence ATGCGCGCCATGATCTTCGAGGAGTTCGGCGGACCCGAGGTGCTGCACCCGGTGGACCTGCCGGAGCCCGTGCCGGGGCCGGGCGAGGTCAGTGTCGAAGTCGCCTACGCCGGCATCAACTTCGCCGACGTCCTGGCCAGAGCGGAGGGCTACCGGGTCGAGGCGCTCCCCTTCCGCCCGGGACTCGAGGTCGCCGGCACGGTGCTCGCCGTCGGCGAGGGCGTCACGGCCTTCACGCCCGGCCAGGAGGTCACCTCCTTCATGCCCGGCGGCGGTTACTCGGAGATAGCCGTCGCGCCCGCCGCGACGACCTTCCCGGTCCCGCACGGGCTCGACCTGCGCACCGCCGCGACCCTGCCGAGCGTGCTGCCCACCGCCTACGCCCTGCTGCACGACATCGCCCGCCTGCGCGAGGGCGACACCGTCCTCGTCCACAGCGCCGCCGGCGGAGTCGGCACGGTCGCGGGACAGCTCGCCAGGATCGGCGGGGCCAGCGCGGTCTACGGCGTCGTCTCCAGCTTCGACAAGGCGCCGCACGCCCTCAAGTCCGGCTACGACCAGGTCTTCCTGACACCGGGCTTCGACACCGACGTGCTGGCCGCGACCGGCGGGCGGGGCGTCGACATCGCCCTCGACCCGATAGGCGGCGACATCCTCCGCCGCACCCTCGCGGTCACGGCACGCTTCGGCCGCCTCGTCTCCTTCGGCAACTCCGGGTCCGCCGCCCCCTGGCAGGTCGGCCCCGCCGACCTCTACCCGGCCGCCCTCACCGTCTCCGGCTTCTCCCTGATGGGCCTGGCCGCCGCCGACCCGCAGCGCCTGCGGGAGCTGGCCGACGCCGCCTTCCGCGCGGTGACCGACGGGGGCGTCGAACTGCCGGTGACGGCGGAATTCCCGCTCACGGAAGCGGCCGAGGCCCACCGCCTCGTCGAGTCCCGCTCGACCACCGGGAAGCTGCTGCTGCGGATCTGA
- a CDS encoding TerD family protein gives MAVSLSKGGNVSLTKEAPGLTAVTVGLGWDVRTTTGTDFDLDASAIAVNAGGKVYSDGHFVFFNNKQTPDQTIVHTGDNRTGEGEGDDEAINVNLAGLPADIEKIVFPVSIYDAEARSQNFGQVRNAYIRIINQAGGAEIARYDLSEDAATETAMVFGELYRNGAEWKFRAVGQGYASGLVGIATDFGVSL, from the coding sequence ATGGCGGTAAGCCTGTCCAAGGGCGGCAACGTCTCGCTGACCAAAGAGGCGCCCGGACTGACGGCAGTGACGGTCGGCCTCGGCTGGGACGTCCGTACCACCACCGGCACGGACTTCGACCTCGACGCGAGCGCCATCGCGGTCAACGCGGGCGGCAAGGTCTACTCGGACGGACACTTCGTCTTCTTCAACAACAAGCAGACGCCCGACCAGACCATCGTGCACACCGGTGACAACCGCACCGGCGAGGGCGAGGGCGACGACGAGGCCATCAACGTCAACCTGGCAGGCCTGCCCGCCGACATCGAGAAGATCGTCTTCCCGGTGTCCATCTACGACGCCGAGGCCCGCAGCCAGAACTTCGGCCAGGTGCGCAACGCGTACATCCGCATCATCAACCAGGCCGGCGGCGCCGAGATCGCGCGCTACGACCTGAGCGAGGACGCCGCCACCGAGACCGCGATGGTCTTCGGCGAGCTGTACCGCAACGGGGCGGAGTGGAAATTCCGCGCGGTGGGCCAGGGCTACGCGTCCGGCCTGGTCGGCATCGCCACCGACTTCGGCGTCTCGCTCTGA
- a CDS encoding class I tRNA ligase family protein has protein sequence MERTMVIAPGPTANGDLHLGHLAGPFLSADVCARYARAAGRDVLFGTGVHFTQNYIVTTARRLGVPPEELRVRSGAQVERTLEAVGIEPDGFVRFDERYVTGVQHLFRRLYDADRLALRSVPLPHVARTGDFLTDAYVRGTCPVCLSEGCAGLCEGCGHWIGSGELIEPRSTLHPDDEVELREARVLVLPLEDYRPALTRYFAGLAPTMRPRLARLIEELLSRPLPDYPVTLPISWGIPAPFPEVEGQVIYADAEVIAWSMHSSALAAEARGEAPAGDDALWFAETGAKVVYFFGSDAGFAFGVVGVAMLMALGGYALPEHFVTNEFYELDNDKFSSSRGHVVTGRELAAEVPRDLIRFYLAATGPDFQRTNFTRGAMDQVTASRLVEPWNRVADKAEKFAGGGPLPVSARSREAAARMADRFGASYDARRFSLTGAAFTLTEQLGRLDRWEVAAADAGDFCHEVDVFLRCAAPLLIDLAGQALPDLAIPASSPATEVTPRALPRLTGAGQ, from the coding sequence ATGGAACGCACGATGGTGATCGCCCCCGGCCCGACCGCGAACGGCGATCTGCACCTCGGCCACCTGGCGGGGCCGTTCCTGAGCGCCGACGTCTGCGCCAGGTACGCCAGGGCCGCGGGACGCGACGTGCTCTTCGGCACCGGCGTGCACTTCACCCAGAACTACATCGTGACCACCGCCAGGCGCCTCGGTGTGCCGCCGGAGGAGCTGCGGGTCAGGTCGGGCGCTCAGGTCGAGCGGACGCTGGAGGCGGTGGGGATCGAGCCCGACGGCTTCGTACGCTTCGACGAGCGGTACGTCACCGGGGTCCAGCACCTCTTCCGGCGGCTGTACGACGCGGACCGCCTCGCGCTGCGCTCGGTGCCGCTGCCCCATGTGGCGCGCACCGGGGACTTCCTCACCGACGCCTACGTACGCGGCACCTGCCCGGTCTGCCTGTCGGAGGGCTGCGCCGGGCTGTGCGAGGGGTGCGGGCACTGGATCGGCTCGGGCGAGCTGATCGAGCCGCGTTCGACGCTGCACCCCGACGACGAGGTGGAGCTGCGCGAGGCCCGGGTGCTGGTCCTGCCCCTTGAGGACTACCGGCCGGCGCTGACCCGCTACTTCGCGGGGCTCGCGCCCACCATGCGGCCGCGGCTCGCCCGGCTGATCGAGGAGCTGCTGTCCCGCCCGCTGCCCGACTACCCGGTCACACTGCCGATCTCCTGGGGCATCCCCGCGCCCTTCCCCGAGGTCGAGGGCCAGGTGATCTACGCCGACGCCGAGGTCATCGCCTGGAGCATGCACAGCTCGGCGCTGGCCGCCGAGGCGCGCGGCGAGGCGCCGGCCGGCGACGACGCGCTGTGGTTCGCCGAGACCGGCGCGAAGGTCGTCTACTTCTTCGGCTCCGACGCGGGCTTCGCCTTCGGGGTGGTCGGGGTCGCGATGCTGATGGCGCTGGGCGGCTACGCGCTGCCCGAGCACTTCGTGACCAACGAGTTCTACGAGCTGGACAACGACAAGTTCTCCAGCAGCCGCGGCCATGTGGTCACCGGCCGCGAGCTGGCCGCCGAGGTGCCCAGGGACCTGATCCGCTTCTACCTGGCCGCCACGGGGCCGGACTTCCAGCGCACCAACTTCACCCGCGGCGCGATGGACCAGGTGACCGCCTCCCGGCTGGTGGAGCCGTGGAACCGGGTCGCGGACAAGGCCGAGAAGTTCGCCGGCGGCGGGCCGCTGCCGGTCTCCGCCCGCTCCCGGGAGGCCGCCGCGCGGATGGCGGACCGCTTCGGCGCCTCCTACGACGCCCGCCGCTTCAGCCTGACCGGCGCCGCCTTCACGCTCACCGAGCAGCTGGGCCGGCTCGACCGGTGGGAGGTGGCCGCGGCGGACGCCGGGGACTTCTGCCACGAGGTGGACGTCTTCCTGCGCTGCGCCGCCCCGCTGCTGATCGACCTGGCCGGGCAGGCGCTGCCGGACCTGGCCATCCCCGCGTCGTCACCGGCCACCGAGGTCACGCCCCGCGCGCTGCCCCGGCTGACCGGCGCCGGTCAGTGA
- a CDS encoding pyridoxal-dependent decarboxylase yields MAYLPLAALPAQAPPPFPGAVRPAGVPEPRQLIGYAAAGPDDTRRQLAALVAALRAAERHATEVVDDFPASYHGDYAEMLAALADLDTDEDGDVPPAAADPAAAGAAVLGFERAVVDFCTDLALGDRRRTCGYVTAGGSEGLLVGLRAGRDALPGAPLYVSAGAHHSARSHARQLGMDVVEVPPDANGAMDAGALRLLTARRPGGAVVVATVAGNTAEDGDDDLAAIRAAATPAGPVHVHVDATRTGLLAPFSPQPVAWDLRDGADSLSLTAHHLLGLPVPCGVVLVGSGRTRAARGRGSTPNPLAVALLWAALRDRGYHGLRALVHECYDTARYAADHLDAAGYRTTRAGHGLTLRFPRPAAAVCTRWRLDTDGPHARLTVLPPLTRASVDALCRDLGTGASLPAGPAHRPQPGAARTAAVAASQRDG; encoded by the coding sequence ATGGCGTACCTGCCGCTCGCCGCACTGCCCGCACAGGCACCGCCGCCCTTCCCCGGCGCCGTGCGCCCGGCCGGCGTGCCCGAGCCCCGCCAGCTCATCGGCTATGCCGCGGCCGGCCCGGACGACACCCGGCGGCAGCTCGCCGCCCTCGTCGCCGCGCTGCGCGCGGCGGAAAGGCACGCGACGGAGGTGGTCGACGACTTCCCCGCCTCCTACCACGGCGACTACGCCGAGATGCTGGCCGCGCTCGCCGACCTCGACACCGACGAGGACGGGGACGTGCCGCCCGCCGCTGCCGACCCCGCCGCCGCGGGCGCCGCCGTGCTGGGCTTCGAACGGGCCGTCGTCGACTTCTGCACCGACCTGGCGCTCGGCGACCGCCGCCGCACCTGCGGCTACGTCACGGCCGGCGGCTCGGAAGGCCTGCTGGTCGGGCTGCGCGCCGGGCGCGACGCCCTGCCAGGCGCCCCGCTCTACGTCTCCGCGGGCGCGCACCACTCGGCACGCTCCCACGCCCGGCAGCTCGGCATGGACGTCGTGGAGGTCCCCCCCGACGCGAACGGCGCCATGGACGCCGGCGCCCTGCGGCTGCTGACCGCGCGGCGCCCCGGCGGCGCCGTCGTCGTGGCCACCGTCGCCGGCAACACGGCGGAGGACGGCGACGACGACCTGGCCGCGATACGGGCCGCCGCCACCCCGGCGGGCCCCGTCCACGTCCACGTCGACGCCACCCGCACCGGCCTGCTCGCGCCCTTCTCCCCGCAACCGGTGGCGTGGGACCTGCGGGACGGCGCCGACAGCCTCTCGCTGACCGCACACCACCTGCTGGGCCTGCCGGTGCCCTGCGGGGTGGTGCTGGTCGGCTCCGGCCGCACCCGCGCCGCCAGGGGCCGCGGCTCCACCCCCAACCCGCTGGCCGTCGCGCTGCTGTGGGCGGCGCTGCGGGACCGCGGCTACCACGGGCTGCGCGCGCTGGTCCACGAGTGCTACGACACCGCCCGCTATGCCGCCGACCACCTCGACGCGGCCGGCTACCGCACCACCCGCGCCGGGCACGGGCTGACCCTGCGCTTCCCCCGCCCGGCCGCCGCGGTGTGCACCCGCTGGCGGCTGGACACCGACGGCCCGCACGCCCGGCTCACCGTGCTGCCTCCGCTCACCCGCGCCTCGGTCGACGCCCTGTGCCGCGACCTGGGCACGGGAGCCTCGCTGCCGGCCGGCCCCGCACACCGTCCGCAGCCCGGCGCGGCCCGCACCGCCGCCGTGGCCGCTTCCCAGCGGGACGGCTGA
- a CDS encoding flavin reductase family protein, translating into MAQTVDTDAFRAAMTRLSAGVVLITAHDPDDGPRGEDVGMTATAFMSVSLEPPMVLVSVRVGSRMDELLERQPRWAASVLSESQRHIAGRFALRGRISDRLLFEDISYYRGEHSGAPILGGALSILECETAQRVPAGDHTLVVAHVLAARTPSADGGPLTYFRGRYRFLR; encoded by the coding sequence ATGGCCCAGACCGTCGACACCGATGCCTTCCGCGCCGCGATGACCCGCCTGTCCGCGGGCGTCGTCCTCATCACCGCGCACGACCCGGACGACGGGCCGCGCGGCGAGGACGTCGGCATGACCGCGACCGCCTTCATGTCCGTCTCCCTCGAACCCCCGATGGTGCTGGTGAGCGTCCGGGTCGGGTCCCGGATGGACGAGCTGCTGGAGCGGCAGCCCCGCTGGGCCGCGTCCGTGCTCAGCGAGAGCCAGCGGCATATCGCCGGGCGCTTCGCGCTGCGCGGCCGGATCAGCGACCGGCTGCTCTTCGAGGACATCTCCTACTACCGCGGCGAGCACTCGGGCGCCCCGATCCTGGGCGGCGCCCTGTCGATACTGGAGTGCGAGACCGCACAGCGCGTACCGGCGGGCGACCACACGCTCGTCGTCGCCCATGTGCTGGCCGCCCGGACCCCCAGCGCCGACGGCGGACCGCTGACGTACTTCCGCGGCCGCTACCGCTTCCTGCGCTGA
- the arfB gene encoding alternative ribosome rescue aminoacyl-tRNA hydrolase ArfB: MSGPLTIRGSVSVPEAELQWRFSRSSGPGGQHVNTTDSQVELRFDLAATEALPPVWKRRALERLEGRLTGGVVAVRASEHRSQWRNREAALTRLAALLAEATAPPPKVRRATKIPRGINERRLRVKKQRGETKRGRSGGGGWD; this comes from the coding sequence ATGTCCGGGCCACTGACCATCCGAGGTTCCGTCTCCGTGCCGGAGGCGGAGCTGCAATGGCGTTTCTCGCGCTCCTCGGGCCCCGGCGGCCAGCATGTCAACACCACAGACAGCCAGGTGGAGCTGCGCTTCGACCTGGCCGCGACCGAGGCGCTGCCGCCGGTGTGGAAGCGCCGGGCGCTGGAGCGGCTCGAAGGGCGGCTGACCGGCGGGGTGGTCGCGGTGCGGGCGTCGGAGCACCGCTCGCAGTGGCGCAACCGCGAGGCCGCGCTGACCCGGCTGGCCGCGCTGCTGGCGGAGGCGACCGCGCCGCCGCCGAAGGTGCGGCGGGCGACGAAGATCCCGCGCGGCATCAACGAGCGGCGGCTGCGGGTGAAGAAGCAGCGCGGCGAGACCAAGCGCGGCCGCAGCGGCGGCGGTGGCTGGGACTGA
- a CDS encoding beta-eliminating lyase-related protein produces the protein MAEDEARRLAAMAGCARVLANPARESIAQRLARLAQEGAEAYDTTAPVDFYGDEASVVGEVERRTAELLGTEAAAYFPTGTMAQQATLRAWSGRTGNRTVALHPLAHPERHERAALTAVSGLRTVHPTTDPRLPSAAEVRDFEEPFGTLMLELPLREAGFVLPTWEELTATVEAARERDAVVHLDGARLWECTPHFGRSPADIAGLADSVYVSFYKSLGGISGAAVAASADVVAELRAWRHRYGGQLFMQFPAALSALAGLRNELPRLPSYVAHAKRVVRALREGLAEGGATWPRTYPDEPFTHQFQLWLPYPADVLNEAALQQAEQTRESVFGRGRFRETDLPGLSMTEMTVAKDALDWSEEDVRGAAADFASRLP, from the coding sequence ATGGCAGAGGATGAGGCGCGGCGGCTCGCCGCGATGGCGGGCTGCGCAAGGGTGCTGGCGAACCCCGCCAGAGAGTCGATCGCGCAGCGACTGGCGCGGCTGGCACAAGAAGGCGCGGAGGCGTACGACACGACCGCGCCGGTGGACTTCTACGGCGACGAGGCAAGCGTCGTGGGCGAGGTGGAGCGCCGCACCGCGGAGCTGCTGGGCACGGAGGCGGCCGCGTACTTCCCCACGGGAACGATGGCCCAGCAGGCCACCTTGCGCGCCTGGTCCGGCCGCACGGGCAACCGCACGGTCGCGTTGCATCCGCTCGCCCACCCCGAGCGCCACGAGCGCGCCGCGCTCACCGCCGTGAGCGGGCTGCGCACGGTCCACCCGACGACCGACCCGCGCCTGCCCAGCGCAGCGGAAGTGCGGGACTTCGAGGAGCCGTTCGGGACGCTGATGCTGGAGCTGCCGCTGCGCGAGGCGGGCTTCGTGCTGCCGACGTGGGAGGAGCTGACCGCGACGGTCGAGGCGGCCCGCGAGCGGGACGCCGTGGTCCACCTGGACGGCGCCCGCCTGTGGGAGTGCACCCCGCACTTCGGGCGTTCGCCGGCCGACATCGCCGGGCTCGCGGACAGCGTCTACGTGAGCTTCTACAAGTCCCTCGGCGGCATCTCGGGCGCCGCGGTGGCCGCGTCCGCGGACGTCGTGGCGGAGCTGAGGGCGTGGCGGCACCGCTACGGCGGGCAGCTCTTCATGCAGTTCCCGGCGGCGCTGTCCGCGCTGGCGGGCCTGCGCAACGAACTGCCGCGGCTGCCGTCCTACGTGGCGCACGCCAAGCGGGTGGTCCGGGCCCTGCGGGAGGGGCTGGCGGAGGGCGGCGCGACCTGGCCGCGCACGTATCCCGACGAGCCGTTCACCCACCAGTTCCAGCTGTGGCTGCCCTACCCGGCGGACGTGCTGAACGAGGCGGCGCTCCAGCAGGCCGAGCAGACGCGCGAGTCGGTCTTCGGCCGCGGGCGCTTCCGTGAGACCGACCTGCCGGGACTCTCGATGACGGAGATGACCGTCGCCAAGGACGCCCTCGACTGGTCGGAGGAGGACGTCCGCGGGGCCGCCGCGGACTTCGCCTCCCGCCTGCCCTGA
- a CDS encoding tellurite resistance TerB family protein has translation MALWDRFKESASNMQTQLNAKKNDLKSGAFRDASMAMCALVSAADGTIDPAERQRVAALIGTNEVLQNFPALDLQRRFEDYLGKLTADFAFGKVAILQEIAKVQKKPTEARAVIQIGIVIGGADGDFDKTEQAVVREACYAVGLNPQEFDL, from the coding sequence ATGGCCCTGTGGGACCGCTTCAAAGAGTCCGCGAGCAATATGCAGACGCAGCTCAACGCCAAGAAGAACGACCTGAAGAGCGGTGCCTTCCGGGACGCCAGCATGGCGATGTGCGCGCTGGTGTCCGCCGCGGACGGCACCATCGACCCCGCGGAGCGGCAGCGGGTCGCGGCGCTGATCGGCACCAACGAGGTGCTGCAGAACTTCCCGGCCCTGGACCTCCAGCGCCGCTTCGAGGACTACCTGGGCAAGCTGACCGCCGACTTCGCCTTCGGCAAGGTGGCGATCCTGCAGGAGATCGCCAAGGTGCAGAAGAAGCCGACCGAGGCGCGTGCGGTGATCCAGATCGGCATCGTCATCGGCGGCGCCGACGGCGACTTCGACAAGACCGAGCAGGCCGTGGTCCGCGAGGCGTGCTACGCGGTGGGGCTCAACCCGCAGGAGTTCGACCTCTGA
- the cdgB gene encoding diguanylate cyclase CdgB — protein sequence MDTESEPYVRLATLRQLHQVVADLNTARSLADTLQAVADGVVKGLGYDLAAVNLVRPDGDLVVAAFAGSTAGEALLSGKVGPRASWERRLTMGQRWGSLRFIPHTEGWVLIDDDVPQWHTEGPLPRFADEWHPGDRLYAPMRSSQSGGAELIGVISVDRPSTGRHPGPWGCEALQMYAFQAGIAISNARMRANMQRALVRLERDQQALRASEESFRQAFEYAPSGMAIAEMGGDQHGKLLRANDALCRLLGRSSSVMRRYSFSDLVHPEDVGLLLRTSAEGGRAELRLARRDGSYVWVSLRNSVVADTADGPRFLLTHVEDIEERKGRELQLAHRASHDSLTGLPNSAELRARLSARLCSRPQDKDAVALAAEADGPDEFAFSYGYGPDELAAPLGAIGYDSHIHTVAPDENDPAPGKGLAVLFCDLDGFKSINDRFGHHTGDAVLIEVARRLTGAVRDGDTVARLGGDEFVVLADGLAPADAADLAVRLRNAIIPPIRVDGRAVRVGASFGIGWAGCGMTAEQVLHSADQRMYVEKRSRSSSPRPNHRRAG from the coding sequence ATGGATACCGAGTCGGAGCCGTACGTCCGCCTCGCGACCTTGCGTCAACTGCACCAGGTCGTGGCGGACCTCAACACGGCACGCAGCCTTGCCGACACCCTGCAGGCGGTGGCCGACGGGGTGGTCAAAGGGCTGGGCTACGACCTGGCGGCCGTCAACCTGGTGCGTCCCGACGGCGACCTCGTCGTCGCCGCCTTCGCGGGCAGCACCGCGGGCGAGGCGCTGCTGTCCGGCAAGGTCGGCCCGCGCGCGTCCTGGGAGCGGCGGCTCACCATGGGGCAGCGCTGGGGCTCGCTGCGCTTCATCCCGCACACCGAGGGCTGGGTCCTCATCGACGACGACGTGCCGCAGTGGCACACCGAGGGCCCGCTGCCGCGCTTCGCCGACGAATGGCACCCCGGCGACCGCCTCTACGCCCCCATGCGGTCCTCGCAGAGCGGCGGCGCCGAGCTGATCGGCGTGATCTCCGTCGACCGCCCCTCCACCGGCCGCCACCCCGGGCCATGGGGCTGCGAGGCACTCCAGATGTACGCCTTCCAGGCCGGCATCGCGATCAGCAACGCCCGCATGCGCGCCAACATGCAGCGCGCCCTGGTCCGGCTCGAACGCGACCAGCAGGCACTGCGGGCCAGCGAGGAGAGCTTCCGGCAGGCCTTCGAGTACGCCCCCAGCGGCATGGCCATCGCCGAGATGGGCGGCGACCAGCACGGCAAGCTGCTGCGCGCCAACGACGCGCTGTGCCGGCTGCTCGGGCGCAGCAGCTCCGTCATGCGCCGCTACTCCTTCTCCGACCTCGTCCACCCCGAGGACGTCGGCCTGCTGCTGCGCACCTCCGCCGAAGGCGGCCGGGCCGAACTGCGGCTGGCCCGCCGCGACGGCTCCTACGTGTGGGTCTCGCTGCGCAATTCCGTCGTCGCCGACACCGCGGACGGGCCGCGCTTCCTGCTCACCCACGTCGAGGACATCGAGGAGCGCAAGGGCCGCGAGCTCCAGCTCGCGCACCGCGCCAGCCACGACTCGCTCACCGGCCTGCCCAACAGCGCCGAGCTGCGCGCCCGGCTCTCCGCCCGGCTCTGCTCCCGCCCGCAGGACAAGGACGCCGTCGCGCTCGCCGCCGAGGCGGACGGCCCGGACGAGTTCGCCTTCAGCTACGGCTACGGCCCCGACGAACTGGCCGCGCCGCTCGGCGCCATCGGCTACGACTCGCACATCCACACGGTCGCGCCCGACGAGAACGATCCGGCGCCGGGGAAGGGGCTCGCCGTCCTCTTCTGCGACCTGGACGGCTTCAAGTCCATCAACGACCGCTTCGGCCACCACACCGGTGACGCCGTCCTCATCGAGGTCGCCCGCCGGCTCACCGGGGCGGTCCGCGACGGCGACACCGTCGCCCGCCTCGGCGGCGACGAATTCGTCGTCCTCGCCGACGGGCTCGCCCCGGCCGACGCGGCCGATCTCGCGGTGCGGCTGCGCAATGCGATCATCCCGCCGATCCGTGTGGACGGCCGGGCCGTCCGCGTCGGCGCGAGCTTCGGCATCGGCTGGGCCGGCTGCGGCATGACGGCGGAGCAGGTGCTGCACTCCGCCGACCAGCGCATGTACGTCGAGAAGCGCAGCCGCTCCTCTTCCCCCCGCCCCAACCACCGCCGCGCCGGTTGA
- a CDS encoding helix-turn-helix transcriptional regulator produces MLPGPSEEACAGSASTSGGVSTQRDEDAALALYEMLRTKGGVPSGDLFSAVSPDDAHSGRGFRRLSELGLVQVREGVAEAVDPDAALARAMDNYQANAAEQLRSGVRLQRVTEALLSVYRPAVQRETSEVAVEFITEQRRKQRTRLDLSDAARETCSSMHPGPMPAIEVLEASLEHDRTIMARGVRNRAIYPMSCLHSPKYARYLHDLADSGVELRLVDHAPFDMLTFDRDAAVLAADPDHPTEAVIVIRGAALMRSFLAVYEDCWLRGLTLARASRTSAEDSEITAQERVIIRLMASGLSDDQIARKLGVHRRTVQRAIAKLMERLNAASRFEAGLKLANDAEFARTFVVQ; encoded by the coding sequence ATGCTTCCGGGACCGAGTGAGGAGGCGTGCGCGGGGTCAGCGAGCACGTCGGGCGGAGTCAGCACCCAGCGGGACGAGGACGCGGCGCTCGCGCTGTACGAGATGCTGCGCACCAAGGGCGGTGTCCCGAGCGGCGACCTCTTCTCGGCCGTCAGCCCGGACGACGCGCACAGCGGCCGCGGCTTTCGCCGGCTGAGCGAGCTGGGCCTCGTCCAGGTGCGCGAGGGGGTCGCCGAGGCCGTCGACCCCGACGCCGCACTGGCCAGGGCCATGGACAACTACCAGGCCAACGCGGCGGAGCAGCTGCGCAGCGGGGTGCGGCTGCAGCGGGTGACCGAGGCACTGCTCTCGGTCTACCGGCCCGCGGTGCAGCGCGAGACCAGCGAGGTCGCGGTGGAGTTCATCACCGAGCAGCGCCGCAAGCAGCGCACCCGGCTGGACCTGTCGGACGCGGCCCGCGAGACGTGCAGCTCGATGCACCCGGGGCCGATGCCGGCGATCGAGGTGCTTGAGGCCTCCCTCGAACACGACCGGACGATCATGGCCCGCGGGGTGCGCAACCGGGCGATCTACCCGATGTCGTGCCTGCACTCCCCCAAATACGCCCGCTATCTGCACGATCTGGCGGACTCCGGGGTGGAGCTGCGGCTCGTCGACCACGCGCCCTTCGACATGCTCACCTTCGACCGGGACGCCGCCGTGCTGGCCGCCGACCCCGACCACCCCACCGAGGCGGTCATCGTGATCCGCGGGGCCGCGCTGATGCGCTCCTTCCTCGCGGTCTACGAGGACTGCTGGCTGCGCGGCCTGACCCTGGCGCGGGCGTCAAGGACCAGCGCGGAGGACAGCGAGATCACCGCCCAGGAGCGGGTCATCATCCGGCTGATGGCCTCCGGCCTGAGCGACGACCAGATCGCCCGCAAGCTGGGGGTGCACCGGCGTACGGTCCAGCGGGCCATCGCCAAGCTGATGGAGCGGCTCAACGCGGCCAGCCGTTTCGAGGCCGGCCTGAAGCTGGCCAACGACGCCGAGTTCGCCAGGACCTTCGTGGTGCAGTGA
- a CDS encoding helix-turn-helix domain-containing protein, translating into MAPHHGDSPPLIHGFLRQARKHHAGPADRVTPLAAGKRRSGVSQQDVAQYMGVSTRLYQDWEGGVRPIPLHRLDSLAEALGLDSARRDELWFIASGGFPPRGPSRPDPDAVTGWTSYLRALPVPSLAVDAGWRVEESNTAWQRLFLSAGEPEPANLLRFVLFSPYARRLCGEWEDGWATSYLRQLRLEAETTRSAELRRIIDELQDHPELAELWRAVDRSSRITLHNDGQVRIIVPPVGGHPQHVRTLVSSPAHDPRRRMVTFLPTQHTADAA; encoded by the coding sequence ATGGCACCGCATCACGGGGATTCCCCGCCACTGATCCACGGCTTCCTCCGCCAGGCTCGCAAGCACCACGCGGGCCCGGCGGACCGCGTCACCCCTCTGGCAGCGGGCAAGCGTCGCAGCGGGGTGAGTCAGCAGGACGTGGCGCAGTACATGGGCGTGTCAACCCGGCTGTACCAGGACTGGGAAGGCGGTGTCCGGCCGATCCCGCTGCATCGGCTGGACTCGCTCGCCGAGGCCCTCGGCCTCGATTCCGCCCGCCGCGACGAGCTGTGGTTCATCGCCAGCGGCGGCTTCCCCCCGCGCGGCCCGAGCCGCCCCGACCCGGACGCGGTCACCGGCTGGACGAGCTATCTGCGGGCCCTGCCCGTCCCCTCGCTGGCCGTGGACGCCGGCTGGCGCGTCGAGGAGAGCAACACCGCCTGGCAGCGCCTCTTCCTGTCGGCCGGCGAACCCGAGCCGGCCAACCTGCTGCGGTTCGTGCTCTTCAGCCCCTACGCCCGCCGGCTGTGCGGGGAGTGGGAGGACGGCTGGGCCACCTCCTACCTGCGGCAGCTGCGGCTGGAGGCGGAGACCACCCGCAGCGCCGAGCTGCGCCGGATCATCGACGAACTCCAGGACCACCCCGAACTGGCCGAGCTGTGGCGGGCGGTGGACCGGTCGAGCCGCATCACGCTGCACAACGACGGCCAGGTCCGCATCATCGTCCCGCCGGTCGGCGGCCACCCCCAGCACGTCCGCACCCTGGTCTCCTCACCGGCCCACGACCCGCGCCGCCGCATGGTGACCTTCCTGCCCACCCAGCACACCGCGGACGCCGCCTAG